Within the Stenotrophomonas sp. 610A2 genome, the region AAGGCACGCTGCATGTCCGAGACTTCATCATCCTGCAGGTAGTGGATCGGCCACGGCCCATGGCGGCCATGGAAGGCATCCTCGCCGTGCACCGTGCGCTCGCTGCGCTGGAAGAACGGCAATACCTCCTGCGCACTCCAGTGCTCCAGCCCGGCCGCTGCCCACCGTTCGAAGTCACCGGAAGGTGCACGCATCGCCACACCGGCGTTGACCGCCGAACAGCCGCCCAACACCTTGCCGCGCGGTACCGGCATCGTCACGCCGTAAATATCTGGCTCAGCCGAATAGCCCCAGTCATGCGCGGCATCGGCGCCGATGATGTGCTGCAGGCGAACCGCATCGGGATACGCATCGGGTGCATACGCCTGTCCGGCCTCAATCAACAGTACCCGCCGGAACCGCTCCTCGCTTAGCCGGCTTGCCATCACCGCCCCCGCAGAGCCGCCGCCCACGATCACCATGTCGTAGTGCGACTCGCCGGATGTCGCCACCGCATGTGCACTGTCACCCTGCACTTGAGCACCTGTACCCGCGTATTTTTGCCGAGTAGCCATGGCGGCTACCTCCTTGCAGCAAGCCCTTCTAGCCACCTCCCGCCGCCTGCAAACACCTGCATGCAAGCGTGCCTGGCAACAGGACCTTGGCCGCCATCCTCGACCCACGCCGGCATCGGCGGAATACGTGCATTGGTCATGACACCAAGGAACAAATGTCCTCAGTCCTCTCATCGTTGGAATCATTGAACGGCCTGATCGCATTCGCCTCTGCGGTGCAGGCGGGCAGCTTCTCAGCAGCGGGCAGACAACTTGGACTGTCGGCATCTGCAGTCGGCAAATCCGTGGAGCGGCTGGAGCTACGTCTGGGTGCCCGGCTGCTCAATCGCACCACCCGCTCATTGGCACTCACCGACGAAGGCAAGGTGCTGTATCACTACGCCAACAATGTGATCAACGACCTGCGCGAGGCCGAGCGCGAACTCGGCATGCGTGAGCACACACCGCGCGGCCATATTCGAATCACTGCTGCACCAGTGCTGGGGCGCAGATACCTGTTGCCCGCGCTGGCAGGCTTCCACGAGCGCTATCCCGACGTCGTGATCAACATCAGCATCGACTCGCATCACCTCGACATCATCGAAGAGGGCTATGACCTGGCGCTGTGGGCTGGCGAACTGGAAGACTCCAGCCTGCAGGCAAGGCGATTGGGATCGTACGTGCTGGTCACCTGCGCCTCACCGGCCTACCTTGCCCAGCACGGCACTCCGAGCTCGCCCGCTGATCTGGAGCAGCACTGCTGCATCTACTACCGCCACACCGACAACGAGCGACTGGAGCCATGGCGCTTCCAGGACAGGCTGATTCCAAAGCCGGCCTCGCCCAACCATGTAATCAACGATACCCAGGCGCTCGTCAGCCTCGCCATGGCAGGCCTTGCGATCGTGCAGGTGCCCGACTATTTGATTCGCACTGAAATCGGCGACGGGCAGCTGCTCGAAGTGCTGCATGACCACACCGCACCCAAGCGCGGCGTCTTCCTGGTGTGGCCGCCGTTATCGGCGCAGATACCGCGGGTACGGGTCTTCATTGACTTCATCATCCAGCGGCTGTCACCTGAGTTCGGCGCCATCGATATGCCCATGAACGAATAAAGCCGGCGCAAAGGCCGGCTCTATTGCGCTGCACTACCAGACGCACTCAGTTCACGAGGCGCAGGCGCAGTTCCTTGGGCAGCGCGAACACCATGGTCTCCGGCTCGCCGCCGGTCTCGCGGACGCTGCCGGCGCCCAGCTCACGCAACCGTGCAATTACCCCATCCACCAGCACCTGCGGCGCCGATGCGCCTGCGGTAAGGCCGATGTGCTTCTTGCCAACCACCCACTGCGGATCAATCTCTTCCGCACCGTCGATCAGATAGGACTCCACGCCTTCACGACGTGCAAGTTCACTGAGGCGATTGGAGTTGGAACTATTGGGCGAACCCACCACCAGCACCAGATCACACTCTTTGGCCA harbors:
- a CDS encoding LysR family transcriptional regulator — protein: MNGLIAFASAVQAGSFSAAGRQLGLSASAVGKSVERLELRLGARLLNRTTRSLALTDEGKVLYHYANNVINDLREAERELGMREHTPRGHIRITAAPVLGRRYLLPALAGFHERYPDVVINISIDSHHLDIIEEGYDLALWAGELEDSSLQARRLGSYVLVTCASPAYLAQHGTPSSPADLEQHCCIYYRHTDNERLEPWRFQDRLIPKPASPNHVINDTQALVSLAMAGLAIVQVPDYLIRTEIGDGQLLEVLHDHTAPKRGVFLVWPPLSAQIPRVRVFIDFIIQRLSPEFGAIDMPMNE